The sequence GAAGGTAATGGAAATTTAAAAGAAGCAGAATTTTACACACGTAAAGCAATAGATATCGACCCTAGTTATCCAGATGCTCATTATAATTTGGCTCATATTCTGCTCAAAGGAAAAGAATTTAGTGAGGGCTGGAACGAACATGAGTGGCGATGGAAAATGACAAATAAAACCATAAATTGCGGTAGTCAACTACAAACGAGTAAGCCGAATTGGTCACCTGATCGTAGAGGTCGACTTTTGTTATGGCCAGAACAAGGTCTCGGTGATGAAATAATGTTTTTATCGCTTATTCCAGATTTAGTTGATTATGTAGATCAACTAATTATTCAAACTGATCCAAGATTAATCCCTCTTTTACGCAGATCACTGGATCAAGAAAAAATTAAATATATTCCCAAAAAAGAAATGATCGATGAAACAAAATATGATTTTCATATCGCTATGGGATCACTTCCTAAGTTCCTAAGAACTTCTTTGAATGATTTCAAAGTATCCAAGCAATTGATGCTTAAAGTTGATCAAGTCAGATCTAATCAATTACGCGAACAGTTAACTGATCATCGGTTTCAAAAAATTGTTGGTATTTCTTGGAAGTCAAAATCTATTAGTAAAAAAAATAAATCCTTATCTCTTGAACAATTTATACTTAGCATTTATTCACCAGATATTAGATTTGTTTGCCTTCAGTATGGCGAAGTAACAGAAGAAATTGAATATATCAAAAAGAAATATAATATTGAAATTTGTGAAGTAAAAGAAGTTGATAAATATAACGATATTGATGGTCTTTCCGCATTAATTAAGGCTTGTGACGAAGTTGTATCTATTCACAATGTCACGGTGCCCTTAGCCGGAGCTCTA comes from Prochlorococcus marinus XMU1408 and encodes:
- a CDS encoding tetratricopeptide repeat protein, whose translation is EGNGNLKEAEFYTRKAIDIDPSYPDAHYNLAHILLKGKEFSEGWNEHEWRWKMTNKTINCGSQLQTSKPNWSPDRRGRLLLWPEQGLGDEIMFLSLIPDLVDYVDQLIIQTDPRLIPLLRRSLDQEKIKYIPKKEMIDETKYDFHIAMGSLPKFLRTSLNDFKVSKQLMLKVDQVRSNQLREQLTDHRFQKIVGISWKSKSISKKNKSLSLEQFILSIYSPDIRFVCLQYGEVTEEIEYIKKKYNIEICEVKEVDKYNDIDGLSALIKACDEVVSIHNVTVPLAGALAVKTKVLTVYNNAWWWGIDDKDSYWYPSIKLYRQNQNGEWEQALKQIKIELQ